A genomic segment from Ptychodera flava strain L36383 chromosome 23 unlocalized genomic scaffold, AS_Pfla_20210202 Scaffold_23__1_contigs__length_28996876_pilon, whole genome shotgun sequence encodes:
- the LOC139124016 gene encoding uncharacterized protein — MPRENGLCRLCATEVTLCIRNYYERRETECHMKQFRVLHAATPAIVRQINKIMKAEKIPCLYIAKPLYPQSIEEYLSVTDLRVFTIRDIIAMVPSLKEYEFDNYVKSLVEQEMAENAPLFFSSRTSNWSFYVEFTRDMRKKKTVSVRELPGLPEELLTLRGAL, encoded by the exons ATGCCGAGAGAGAATGGACTATGTAGATTGTGCGCAACCGAGGTAACACT gtgcATACGCAACTACTATGAGAGACGGGAAACGGAGTGTCATATGAAACAGTTCCGTGTGCTTCATGCTGCCACACCGGCTATTGTTCGCCAGATTAACAAAATCATGAAGGCCGAAAAGATTCCCTGTCTGTACATAGCAAAACCGCTGTACCCGCAG AGCATAGAAGAGTACCTCAGCGTTACCGATTTACGTGTTTTCACCATCCGGGATATAATTGCCATGGTTCCATCGTTGAAGGAATATGAGTTCGACAACTACGTGAAGTCCTTGGTCGAACAGGAAATGGCAGAAA ATGCCCCCTTGTTCTTCAGTTCAAGAACGTCAAACTGGTCATTCTACGTGGAATTTACAAGAGACATGCGCAAGAAGAAGACGGTCAGCGTGCGAGAGTTGCCGGGACTGCCCGAAGAGTTGTTAACACTTCGTGGTGCACTGTAG
- the LOC139124222 gene encoding uncharacterized protein, translating to MRYTLLVALLAVSFFLLACIEAQDVTIDSYAITNPSDPAQISYNRATDTTITFTVTVNSGSSGGDIDGIDVAFYDISDTKIAGTEQAAGGTAPTSGNPTTIAASQTGFAMNGNTVTIKFSNEDDCTAVDYLCAQIKGTGVVTNSARHTALVSGDLLVRPEQRLQ from the exons ATACACGCTCCTGGTCGCCCTTCTCGCTGTGTCTTTCTTTCTCTTGGCATGCATCGAAGCACAAG ATGTTACCATAGATAGTTACGCTATAACCAATCCTTCAGACCCCGCACAAATATCATACAACAGAGCCACGGACACTACTATTACATTCACCGTCACTGTCAATTCTGGCTCTAGTGGTGGAGACATCGACGGCATTGACGTCGCCTTCTATGATATATCcgatactaagatagcagggaCAGAACAAGCTGCTGGTGGCACAGCACCAACTAGTGGAAATCCTACTACCATTGCTGCGAGTCAGACTGGTTTTGCTATGAACGGAAACACCGTAACGATCAAGTTTTCCAACGAAGATGACTGTACAGCTGTAGACTATCTATGTGCACAGATAAAAGGCACTGGTGTGGTAACAAATAGTGCACGACACACTGCATTAGTCTCGGGAGATCTACTGGTGAGGCCGGAGCAAAGATTGCAATG A